In Desulfovibrio sp., a single genomic region encodes these proteins:
- a CDS encoding TetR/AcrR family transcriptional regulator, translated as MSNAVKNDGGSPASARVADETHPATGQGQRGRNAEQTRQRILLAARSLFAKGHYESVGTREIAAKAGVNVTLINRYFGSKKKLFAAVVDSLDELAKMSGTSARGALDKALDSIVLGGKHGSSTWVDEFHIILFSALNPEVTDIISAFFDRKRKELQERLRGADVTARADIAYVLLAGSALLVSLSRDAKHGKKEREIFRKSLGHVLDQLLGPDWKATSR; from the coding sequence ATGAGCAATGCAGTCAAAAATGACGGCGGTTCCCCTGCCTCTGCCCGTGTTGCGGATGAGACGCATCCAGCGACAGGGCAGGGCCAGCGGGGCCGCAACGCGGAGCAGACGCGGCAGCGCATCTTGCTGGCCGCACGCAGTCTTTTTGCCAAAGGCCATTATGAAAGCGTGGGCACACGAGAAATTGCGGCCAAGGCAGGGGTGAACGTCACGCTTATTAACAGGTATTTCGGTTCCAAAAAAAAACTGTTCGCGGCAGTGGTGGACTCGCTGGACGAACTCGCCAAAATGTCGGGAACAAGCGCGCGGGGCGCTCTGGACAAGGCACTGGACAGCATAGTGCTTGGAGGAAAGCACGGCAGCAGCACCTGGGTGGACGAGTTCCATATCATTCTTTTTTCGGCGCTGAATCCCGAAGTTACGGATATTATTTCTGCATTTTTCGACAGAAAACGTAAGGAACTGCAAGAAAGGCTGCGTGGAGCGGATGTGACTGCCCGGGCCGACATTGCCTACGTGCTGCTCGCGGGTTCGGCCCTGCTTGTAAGTCTGTCGCGCGACGCAAAACACGGTAAAAAAGAGCGGGAAATTTTTCGGAAAAGCCTGGGGCATGTGCTGGATCAACTGCTTGGGCCAGACTGGAAGGCGACCTCGCGCTAA
- a CDS encoding MATE family efflux transporter, whose product MPETKAVSVREVALLTIPQMGLMFCYMAMSMIDLWVAGQLNEGVLAALGFTSQILTFLMLLTAVVGSGCMAMVSQSLGAGKPLRARRYSGLIVGLSFTAGSVIALLGLAVLLALPMTDMVPQAIAPMVRTFAFAYAAQLPFYYSLVMLNSVFRAHKMVWLPTATLCLVTAIKFVSSVGLGLGWWGFPQLGYAAVAWTTFISSLAGFACNIILAMRVGILRASSFAAWRWNRLAMPRLWRVGAPAALGNLAGHAGSIAILGCVSSLPLHAVDSIAAMTLGMRVLGFLLFPLAGLGMTLTILGGHLLGAGMGREGYALGMRYGQWVALALAAAGLGLCFFCQPVVMLFTQDPGTVELAKIFLWISCLVLPLQGLSQMLSAVLAGAGATRFTCRVSCYTTWAVSVPLAYGLAHWLEFGAIGAYVGMACGGLVSSLWTLQIYMQKKWFGGIRVL is encoded by the coding sequence ATGCCCGAAACCAAGGCCGTTTCCGTCCGCGAAGTAGCGCTTCTCACCATCCCGCAGATGGGTCTGATGTTCTGCTACATGGCCATGTCCATGATCGACCTGTGGGTGGCGGGCCAGCTCAACGAGGGCGTTTTGGCCGCCCTGGGCTTTACCTCGCAGATTCTCACCTTTCTGATGCTGCTGACGGCTGTGGTGGGCAGCGGCTGCATGGCCATGGTCAGCCAGTCCCTTGGCGCGGGCAAACCCCTGCGCGCCCGTCGGTATTCCGGCCTGATCGTCGGTCTTTCCTTTACAGCTGGCTCCGTCATTGCGCTGCTGGGGCTTGCCGTGCTTCTGGCACTGCCCATGACGGATATGGTGCCGCAGGCCATAGCGCCCATGGTGCGCACCTTTGCCTTTGCCTACGCGGCGCAACTGCCCTTTTATTACAGCCTTGTCATGCTGAATTCCGTCTTTCGCGCGCACAAGATGGTCTGGCTGCCCACGGCCACCCTGTGCCTTGTGACGGCCATCAAGTTTGTCAGCAGCGTGGGGCTGGGGCTTGGCTGGTGGGGCTTCCCGCAGCTTGGTTACGCCGCCGTGGCCTGGACGACGTTCATATCGTCACTGGCGGGCTTTGCCTGCAATATCATCCTGGCCATGCGCGTGGGCATCCTGCGGGCGTCGTCATTTGCGGCCTGGCGCTGGAACAGGCTGGCCATGCCCCGGCTGTGGCGCGTGGGCGCTCCGGCGGCTCTTGGTAATCTGGCCGGGCATGCGGGCAGCATCGCCATCCTTGGCTGCGTTTCCAGCCTGCCCCTGCACGCTGTGGACTCCATTGCCGCCATGACCCTTGGCATGCGCGTTCTGGGCTTTCTGCTGTTCCCCCTGGCAGGGCTTGGCATGACCCTGACCATCCTTGGCGGACATCTGCTGGGCGCGGGCATGGGGCGTGAGGGATACGCCCTTGGCATGCGCTATGGCCAGTGGGTGGCTTTGGCCCTGGCTGCGGCTGGTCTGGGGCTGTGCTTCTTCTGTCAACCCGTTGTCATGCTTTTTACCCAGGACCCTGGCACGGTTGAGCTAGCCAAAATATTTTTGTGGATATCCTGCCTGGTGTTGCCCCTGCAGGGCCTGAGCCAGATGCTGAGCGCTGTGCTGGCAGGCGCGGGCGCCACACGCTTTACCTGCCGTGTAAGCTGCTACACTACCTGGGCCGTGTCCGTGCCGCTGGCGTACGGTCTTGCCCACTGGCTGGAATTTGGAGCCATTGGGGCGTATGTTGGCATGGCGTGCGGCGGCCTGGTTTCTTCCCTCTGGACGCTGCAAATCTATATGCAGAAAAAATGGTTTGGTGGCATACGTGTTCTCTGA
- a CDS encoding metal-dependent transcriptional regulator, protein MVQDEKDLSPALENYLAIIFKQEFATGACRPSDIAEAAKVARPSVTNALRSLAKRGYISYEPYSLVNLTKKGLQAGQRLAHRNMVLREFFSTVLQLPEETAADMACKLEHDMPDDVMMRWRLFVLYMRHTMPQWEGWQEKSIVLRDAHTAKKHRVPKGDETPPAIVNRRDFVDEG, encoded by the coding sequence ATGGTTCAGGATGAAAAAGACCTTTCTCCTGCCCTGGAAAACTATCTGGCCATCATCTTCAAACAGGAATTCGCCACAGGCGCGTGTCGACCCAGTGATATCGCCGAGGCAGCCAAGGTCGCCCGTCCTTCGGTGACAAACGCCCTGCGATCCTTGGCCAAACGTGGCTATATCAGCTATGAGCCCTACAGCCTGGTAAATCTGACAAAAAAGGGCCTGCAGGCGGGGCAACGCCTGGCCCATCGCAATATGGTTTTGCGGGAATTTTTTTCCACGGTGCTGCAACTGCCGGAAGAAACGGCGGCGGACATGGCCTGTAAGCTCGAGCATGACATGCCCGACGATGTCATGATGCGCTGGCGGCTTTTTGTGCTGTACATGCGCCACACCATGCCGCAGTGGGAGGGCTGGCAGGAAAAAAGCATTGTCCTGCGTGATGCGCACACGGCCAAAAAACACCGGGTGCCCAAGGGCGATGAAACGCCCCCGGCCATTGTAAACCGCCGTGATTTTGTGGATGAAGGCTGA
- a CDS encoding TonB family protein, with protein MSSALKRHWRPSHYDAAAQTRSRNYALCITSGIVVLAVLLMSFSKQPQYLLLPAAAAGPVPLAMRIEYVPPVAEPEQKPIDRRLMADDSPFSVALPPQDEPEQPKETPKPEETLRVAEQKPKVQPPAPKPKPATDKATPQKVQPPGLKDAVPGPRNQEGHPQGSPDGGIAGGVPGGVPGGRAGGMDGGVAGGVPASTRNMALSRILSAVEKHKNYPKHARRSGAEGLVILLVSVNDQGRITASTLDKHCGQAALDTATKELGEKLMGLNTGVQGASFSVRVPVEYKLK; from the coding sequence TTGTCATCAGCACTCAAGCGACATTGGCGTCCAAGCCATTATGACGCGGCTGCACAGACGCGCAGCCGCAATTATGCCCTGTGCATAACATCCGGCATCGTTGTGCTGGCGGTGCTGCTCATGTCTTTTTCAAAGCAGCCCCAGTATCTGCTGCTTCCCGCCGCAGCGGCGGGGCCTGTGCCCCTGGCCATGCGGATAGAGTATGTGCCGCCAGTGGCAGAGCCGGAACAAAAGCCGATCGATCGACGCCTCATGGCCGACGACTCCCCCTTCAGCGTCGCCCTGCCGCCGCAGGACGAACCGGAACAGCCCAAGGAAACGCCCAAGCCGGAAGAAACACTCAGGGTCGCGGAGCAAAAACCCAAGGTTCAGCCTCCGGCCCCCAAGCCCAAACCCGCGACGGACAAGGCCACACCGCAAAAGGTGCAACCGCCCGGACTTAAAGACGCGGTTCCCGGCCCGCGCAATCAGGAGGGGCACCCACAGGGCAGCCCGGATGGCGGCATTGCAGGCGGCGTACCGGGGGGCGTACCCGGCGGCAGAGCCGGAGGCATGGATGGGGGCGTTGCGGGCGGCGTGCCCGCCTCCACCAGGAATATGGCCTTGAGCAGGATACTCAGCGCTGTGGAAAAGCACAAAAACTACCCCAAGCACGCGCGCCGCAGCGGCGCGGAGGGGCTGGTCATCCTGCTGGTCAGCGTGAACGACCAGGGACGCATCACGGCCAGCACGCTGGACAAGCACTGCGGTCAGGCGGCATTGGACACGGCCACCAAGGAACTGGGGGAAAAGCTGATGGGGTTGAACACCGGCGTTCAGGGCGCGTCGTTCAGCGTGCGCGTGCCGGTGGAATACAAGCTGAAATAG
- a CDS encoding biopolymer transporter ExbD — MFDLDEEVSIDLTPLVDVIIVLLFFFILTASFSKPILEIVLPKAENPDPGSSRTPELVISIKQDGTIHHAGQQVSKEALPALLETMPEALLNLHVDEKAPFNAFVGVVDMAKTKRGGRFVISTQATLASKPL, encoded by the coding sequence ATGTTCGATCTGGACGAAGAAGTCAGCATTGATCTTACGCCGCTTGTGGACGTTATCATCGTACTGCTTTTTTTCTTTATTCTCACGGCCTCGTTCAGCAAGCCCATACTGGAGATTGTGCTGCCCAAGGCCGAAAATCCGGATCCGGGCTCAAGCCGGACCCCGGAGCTGGTCATTTCCATCAAGCAGGACGGCACCATTCACCACGCGGGCCAGCAGGTCAGCAAGGAGGCCCTGCCCGCCCTGCTGGAAACAATGCCCGAAGCCCTGCTGAACCTGCATGTGGATGAAAAGGCGCCGTTCAACGCCTTTGTGGGAGTGGTGGATATGGCCAAGACCAAGAGAGGAGGTCGCTTTGTCATCAGCACTCAAGCGACATTGGCGTCCAAGCCATTATGA
- a CDS encoding MotA/TolQ/ExbB proton channel family protein yields the protein MNLAAIYNTIGPAGCALVVVGCAGVYIAFRTYFYLALVWRNFQHGFLDLENTGESRCLRNNNSDNPLIAIVRDVVKTHSGHSQDIRAEVAYLFHRNFEQTTKSLCWLRLVAMISPLMGLLGTVLGMVRVFQAIADTATPDPAQLAAGIWEVLITTAMGLSVAIPMLIAYYFLLLKFKGFHIEAVEHSYRALELCQGSARQAHAIVPGAPAALAVPAVKRVVANTPASCPVSPEPESA from the coding sequence ATGAATTTGGCCGCCATTTACAATACCATTGGCCCTGCGGGCTGCGCCCTTGTGGTTGTGGGCTGCGCTGGCGTGTACATCGCCTTTCGCACCTATTTTTATCTCGCTCTGGTCTGGCGCAACTTCCAGCACGGCTTTCTTGACCTGGAAAACACTGGCGAAAGCCGCTGCCTGCGCAACAACAACAGCGACAACCCACTGATCGCCATTGTGCGCGATGTGGTCAAGACCCACAGCGGGCACTCACAGGATATCAGGGCCGAGGTGGCCTATCTGTTTCACCGCAATTTCGAGCAGACCACCAAGAGCCTGTGCTGGCTGCGCCTTGTGGCCATGATCTCCCCCCTGATGGGCCTGCTGGGCACGGTGCTTGGCATGGTGCGCGTGTTTCAGGCCATTGCCGACACCGCCACCCCCGACCCGGCCCAACTGGCGGCAGGCATCTGGGAAGTGCTCATCACAACGGCCATGGGCCTGAGCGTGGCCATTCCCATGCTCATCGCCTATTACTTTCTGCTGCTCAAGTTCAAGGGTTTTCACATTGAAGCCGTGGAACACAGCTACCGCGCCCTTGAGCTTTGCCAGGGGTCGGCCCGGCAGGCCCACGCCATCGTGCCAGGTGCGCCTGCCGCGCTGGCCGTGCCCGCTGTGAAGCGCGTTGTGGCGAACACCCCCGCGTCATGCCCAGTCAGTCCGGAACCGGAATCCGCATAA
- a CDS encoding flavodoxin family protein, which yields MKSLVVYSSRTGNTRKIAEAVAEALPGCHLHPVEEAPQPEGYDLVAVGYWVDKGMPDDAAKKYMQRIKNSTVALFGTLGAWPDSEHAAQCKVQGEALLTEPAQGNTVLGTFLCQGRVDPAVVAMMQKMANNAHPMTEERRARLEEAAKHPDAEDCRKAREAFADFARALGSKPEAELALNNA from the coding sequence ATGAAAAGTCTTGTGGTCTATTCTTCGCGCACCGGCAATACCCGTAAAATAGCCGAGGCCGTGGCCGAAGCCCTGCCCGGCTGCCATCTGCACCCGGTGGAAGAAGCCCCGCAGCCCGAAGGCTACGACCTTGTGGCCGTGGGCTACTGGGTGGACAAGGGCATGCCCGACGACGCGGCCAAAAAGTATATGCAGCGCATCAAAAACAGCACTGTGGCCCTGTTCGGCACGCTGGGCGCGTGGCCGGACTCGGAACACGCCGCCCAGTGCAAGGTGCAGGGCGAGGCATTGCTGACCGAACCCGCACAGGGCAATACCGTGCTTGGGACGTTTCTTTGCCAGGGCCGCGTAGACCCCGCCGTGGTGGCCATGATGCAGAAAATGGCCAACAACGCCCACCCCATGACTGAAGAACGGCGCGCCCGCCTTGAAGAAGCGGCCAAACACCCCGACGCGGAAGACTGCCGCAAAGCGCGTGAAGCCTTCGCGGATTTTGCCCGCGCGCTGGGTTCAAAGCCTGAAGCTGAACTTGCCCTGAATAACGCATAA
- the hutX gene encoding heme utilization cystosolic carrier protein HutX: MSTCTTDAAGAESLRQQVETLLTEQKMVMLDTIARHCGVSELTAARALPADMRAFAPAAAFDDVWQGLTQWPGATFIMRHARSVVEIKGRIPGGKHAGGYFNLEHGLPLGGHICSDEAAHICFLSLPFMGLESHSVQFIDAAGAVLFAIYVGREKKALIPEARDGFFALRNAFGKEDI; this comes from the coding sequence ATGAGTACCTGCACTACAGACGCTGCCGGGGCCGAAAGCCTGCGCCAGCAGGTGGAAACACTGCTGACCGAACAGAAAATGGTCATGCTTGACACCATTGCCCGCCACTGCGGCGTCAGCGAACTGACCGCCGCCCGCGCCCTGCCCGCCGACATGAGGGCCTTTGCCCCCGCTGCGGCCTTTGACGACGTGTGGCAGGGGCTGACCCAGTGGCCCGGCGCGACCTTCATCATGCGGCACGCCCGCAGCGTTGTGGAAATCAAGGGGCGCATCCCCGGCGGCAAGCACGCCGGCGGCTACTTCAACCTTGAACACGGCCTTCCCCTGGGCGGGCATATCTGCAGCGACGAGGCGGCCCACATCTGTTTTCTGTCGCTGCCCTTCATGGGGCTCGAAAGCCACAGTGTGCAGTTCATTGATGCGGCCGGGGCCGTCCTGTTCGCCATCTATGTGGGCCGTGAGAAGAAGGCGCTTATTCCCGAAGCCCGCGACGGCTTTTTCGCCCTGCGCAACGCTTTCGGCAAGGAGGACATATAA
- a CDS encoding ABC transporter ATP-binding protein, which produces MLRFEDVSYTYPFQERPAVSHISLHVKPGEVVLCTGASGCGKSTLIRLANGLCPLHFAGTLEGRVLVNGVSTLEQDLPHLARQAGTLFQDPEQQFFALNVEDELAFALEWQGMPEEQMHETVKRSVREFGLHPLLGASIHELSEGQKQKVGLATLWTQTPQALILDEPTANLDPESTVELALQLGQLKAQGMAILVVDHRLYWLADVADRVIVMQDGHIREQGEFSLLHDAELRARYGLREANVPDVRHTLPSCSNTGQHPVEAHDLTYAHTGQEPLYCKARFALPSGITALIGPNGTGKTTLARVLAGLNQPQAGEITMDGLPLNPRQRLAGTGIVLQNADHQLHMRTALAEVQTCLDLAGQKGGNAAMELLAAFGLESLASRHPQSLSGGEKQRLVIACALAKKPRLLILDEPTSGLDGQNMSRLAQALEAQTQDGRCILLITHDLELLARMGRHALRLPLPPSLRATGGQGGRTDTQEAVTTAA; this is translated from the coding sequence ATGCTGCGCTTTGAAGATGTCAGCTATACCTATCCTTTTCAGGAACGTCCGGCGGTGAGCCATATCTCGCTGCACGTCAAACCCGGCGAAGTGGTGCTCTGCACCGGGGCCAGCGGTTGCGGCAAATCAACGCTCATTCGGCTGGCCAACGGCCTGTGCCCCCTGCATTTTGCGGGCACACTTGAAGGCCGGGTGCTGGTCAACGGCGTCTCCACCCTGGAGCAGGATCTGCCCCACCTCGCGCGGCAGGCGGGCACGCTTTTTCAGGACCCGGAACAGCAGTTCTTTGCCCTCAACGTGGAGGACGAACTGGCCTTTGCCCTGGAGTGGCAGGGCATGCCCGAAGAACAGATGCACGAAACCGTGAAGCGCTCGGTGCGTGAATTCGGCCTGCATCCGCTGCTGGGCGCGTCCATTCATGAACTGTCGGAAGGGCAAAAGCAGAAGGTGGGGCTCGCCACCCTGTGGACGCAAACGCCGCAGGCGCTGATCCTGGACGAACCCACCGCCAATCTGGACCCGGAATCCACAGTGGAACTGGCCCTGCAACTCGGCCAGCTCAAGGCGCAGGGCATGGCCATACTTGTGGTGGACCACCGCCTGTACTGGCTGGCCGACGTGGCCGACAGGGTCATTGTCATGCAGGACGGGCACATCCGGGAACAGGGGGAATTTTCCCTGCTGCACGATGCGGAACTGCGCGCACGCTACGGCCTGCGTGAAGCCAACGTGCCCGATGTGCGCCACACCCTGCCCTCCTGTTCCAACACCGGGCAGCACCCGGTAGAGGCGCACGATTTGACCTATGCCCACACCGGGCAGGAGCCGCTGTATTGCAAGGCCCGCTTTGCGCTGCCTTCGGGCATCACTGCGCTCATCGGCCCCAACGGCACGGGCAAGACAACGCTGGCCCGCGTGCTGGCCGGGCTGAACCAGCCCCAGGCCGGAGAAATCACCATGGACGGGCTGCCCCTGAACCCGCGCCAACGCCTTGCGGGCACAGGCATTGTGCTGCAGAACGCCGACCACCAGCTGCATATGCGCACGGCCCTGGCCGAGGTGCAGACCTGCCTTGACCTCGCGGGACAAAAGGGCGGCAACGCCGCCATGGAACTGCTGGCGGCCTTTGGTCTGGAGTCCCTTGCCAGCCGCCACCCCCAGTCCCTTTCCGGCGGTGAAAAACAGCGCCTCGTCATTGCCTGCGCTCTGGCCAAAAAACCGCGCCTGCTCATTCTGGACGAACCCACAAGCGGTCTGGACGGGCAAAACATGTCACGGCTGGCGCAGGCGCTGGAAGCCCAGACGCAGGACGGACGCTGCATCCTGCTCATAACGCATGACCTTGAATTACTGGCCCGCATGGGCCGCCATGCCCTGCGGCTGCCCCTGCCGCCGAGTTTACGCGCAACCGGTGGACAAGGGGGACGCACCGACACACAGGAAGCCGTCACCACGGCCGCATAG
- a CDS encoding energy-coupling factor transporter transmembrane component T has translation MQASYASNRPLPQGWLYEADVRAKIGVSVLASLGTLATSNLEGQLLLAGASLCYALCMRRPLALLAAYAVMTVMIFLAMGCVWIMGKFSPRLMGNMNFISLTIPFLRMLTMMHVVLPLALSSRVQNLLDALRGLKLPFCIYLPAAVILRFIPTFINDVKQVTESLKMRGYRLNPWTMTRHPALSMRLLLTPLLFRSLRTSEDLGVAAELKGLGMGEKLTPYRKRAWTSRDSLLLAAALLVVTGAIACQYTLGGTTLGGMR, from the coding sequence ATGCAGGCATCGTACGCCAGTAACCGTCCCTTGCCGCAAGGCTGGCTGTATGAGGCCGACGTGCGCGCGAAAATCGGGGTGAGCGTGCTCGCCTCGTTGGGAACCCTGGCCACCTCCAACCTTGAAGGACAACTGCTGCTGGCAGGAGCCTCGCTGTGCTATGCCCTGTGCATGCGCAGACCCCTGGCCCTGCTCGCCGCCTATGCCGTTATGACTGTCATGATCTTTCTGGCTATGGGCTGTGTATGGATTATGGGCAAATTCTCTCCCCGGCTCATGGGCAACATGAACTTCATATCCCTGACCATTCCCTTTCTGCGGATGCTGACCATGATGCATGTGGTGCTGCCCCTGGCGCTTTCCAGCCGGGTGCAAAACCTGCTGGACGCCCTGCGCGGGCTCAAACTGCCTTTCTGCATCTATCTGCCGGCCGCCGTCATCCTCCGGTTCATCCCCACCTTTATCAATGACGTGAAGCAGGTGACGGAATCCCTCAAGATGCGCGGTTACCGGCTGAACCCGTGGACAATGACGCGCCATCCCGCGCTCAGCATGCGCCTGTTGCTCACGCCGCTGCTTTTCCGCTCGCTGCGCACGTCTGAAGACCTGGGCGTCGCTGCGGAACTCAAGGGGCTTGGCATGGGCGAAAAACTCACCCCCTACCGCAAAAGGGCCTGGACCAGCCGCGACAGCCTGCTGCTGGCCGCCGCCCTGCTTGTGGTGACCGGCGCCATTGCCTGCCAGTACACGCTGGGCGGAACCACCCTGGGAGGTATGCGCTGA
- a CDS encoding MptD family putative ECF transporter S component: MKSTVNRYWNAHELVVIGVFSAAAKISTLLVALAGGGMNPVSLLLKNLVFTTLLIVMLYKVRKPGTLLLFVLINMLVSALLLGASLTLLPAMLLAALIAETAAALTGGLSRPWGPLVAVAVFDLLFRICSLGVSWLVMRENPAMLVAAVPIVGLGYVGALIGLFTGVKAVRELRHAGIVRQ, translated from the coding sequence ATGAAGTCCACGGTCAACCGCTACTGGAATGCCCATGAGCTGGTGGTCATCGGGGTATTTTCGGCAGCCGCCAAAATTTCCACCCTCTTGGTGGCTCTGGCCGGAGGAGGCATGAACCCCGTGTCTCTTCTGCTGAAAAACCTCGTCTTCACCACCCTCTTGATAGTCATGCTCTACAAGGTGCGCAAACCCGGCACCCTGCTGCTTTTCGTGCTTATCAACATGCTGGTGAGCGCCCTTCTGCTTGGCGCAAGCCTCACGCTGCTTCCGGCCATGCTGCTGGCGGCCCTGATTGCAGAAACGGCGGCGGCCCTGACGGGCGGGCTATCGCGGCCCTGGGGGCCTCTGGTGGCTGTGGCCGTGTTTGACCTGCTGTTCCGCATCTGTTCCCTGGGCGTTTCATGGCTGGTCATGCGTGAAAACCCCGCCATGCTCGTGGCAGCCGTACCCATTGTGGGGCTGGGCTACGTGGGCGCTCTTATCGGCCTTTTTACCGGCGTAAAAGCCGTCAGGGAGCTGCGCCATGCAGGCATCGTACGCCAGTAA
- a CDS encoding TonB-dependent receptor, with amino-acid sequence MILLRNLRRHALPLGLAGVLFWSVPAHAEPLQTDTVKVSASRVEKELLDVPMAVSVVTEEQIKLSPAATVGGILQDVPGVQVLNSGAQGLKRISIRGESPNRVLILIDGQKIAENKSMDGSALLVDPAMIERIEVIKGPASVLYGSEAMGGVINIITKKGGTKPIQGQITTSYNGSTRGFDESLSLFGGYEGLKYRATGTNTYQHNLSTPDGEAQHSKFKQQSGSAFLSYDFTPHLTVGGLYEQFYSEILAGDTSTPNFFVDMSPWERKKAAVFAEIKDIASFLPRLRMDAFWQHNRKKMLNHVESASGAVSVLMDNYANNKNEQWGASLQSDWAIGANNYLITGYEFNKDGLDAKTDTDMTMNMSPMMKTLTNSHYKYKGYMDTHALYALMESKLPWDFTLSYGVRQTWVSSHMGTAEGWQRKKTSMSPNATISSINAGSPGDTWESQPVFNVSLMWQGIQDLTLRAGFSQGFRVPNLQEKYVLSSMGGGTVYPNQDLKPERSNTWELGARYYAHGLNLDVTGFYTVADDYISSMQIGTNLYHYQNVSKAKTHGVEFSAGYDLPFGFTPYIDVTWMKREFNNDKYKTWKTGTPEWTGRTGVRALYPVNDSLDIIGDAYIRFASKTEQESGTVTRTVYSNEAWTTANAMLGVKFGSEKQYSVVGEVLNIFNEKYAIDTGNAIYEPGVHANIKVSVEF; translated from the coding sequence ATGATCTTGCTGCGTAATCTGCGCAGGCATGCTCTACCCCTGGGTCTGGCAGGGGTACTGTTCTGGAGCGTCCCTGCCCATGCCGAACCTCTTCAGACCGATACCGTCAAGGTATCCGCATCGCGCGTTGAAAAAGAGCTGCTGGACGTGCCCATGGCCGTAAGCGTGGTGACTGAAGAGCAAATCAAGCTTTCCCCCGCAGCCACGGTGGGCGGCATTTTGCAGGATGTTCCCGGCGTGCAGGTTCTCAATTCCGGGGCGCAGGGCTTGAAGCGCATCTCCATACGCGGCGAGAGCCCCAACCGCGTGCTCATCCTCATCGACGGCCAGAAGATCGCTGAAAACAAGTCCATGGACGGTTCGGCTCTGCTTGTGGACCCCGCCATGATTGAAAGAATTGAAGTCATCAAGGGACCCGCCTCGGTGCTGTACGGCTCCGAAGCCATGGGCGGCGTCATCAACATCATCACCAAGAAGGGCGGCACCAAACCCATTCAGGGGCAGATCACCACAAGCTACAACGGTTCCACGCGCGGCTTCGATGAAAGCCTCTCGCTCTTTGGCGGCTATGAAGGCCTGAAGTACAGGGCCACAGGAACCAACACCTATCAGCACAACCTGTCCACCCCCGACGGCGAGGCCCAGCACTCCAAGTTCAAGCAGCAGTCCGGGTCGGCATTTCTGAGCTATGACTTCACCCCCCACCTCACAGTGGGCGGCCTGTACGAGCAGTTTTACAGCGAAATTCTCGCCGGCGACACAAGCACGCCCAACTTTTTCGTGGACATGTCTCCCTGGGAGCGCAAAAAGGCCGCCGTATTCGCCGAAATCAAGGACATAGCATCCTTTCTGCCGCGCCTGCGCATGGATGCCTTCTGGCAGCACAACCGGAAAAAAATGCTCAACCATGTTGAGTCGGCAAGCGGAGCCGTATCCGTTCTTATGGACAACTACGCCAACAACAAGAACGAACAGTGGGGCGCAAGCCTCCAGTCCGACTGGGCCATTGGCGCGAACAACTACCTTATCACGGGCTATGAGTTCAACAAGGACGGTCTGGACGCCAAAACCGACACAGACATGACCATGAACATGAGCCCCATGATGAAAACCCTGACCAACAGCCACTACAAGTACAAGGGCTATATGGACACCCACGCCCTGTACGCGCTGATGGAAAGCAAACTGCCCTGGGACTTCACGCTGTCCTACGGCGTGCGTCAGACCTGGGTGAGTTCTCACATGGGCACGGCCGAGGGCTGGCAACGCAAAAAGACCTCCATGTCCCCCAATGCCACCATCAGCTCTATCAATGCTGGTTCCCCCGGCGACACATGGGAGTCGCAGCCGGTGTTCAACGTCTCACTCATGTGGCAGGGCATTCAGGACCTGACCCTGCGCGCGGGCTTTTCGCAGGGATTCCGCGTGCCCAACCTGCAGGAAAAATACGTCCTCTCCAGCATGGGCGGCGGCACGGTGTATCCTAACCAGGACCTCAAGCCTGAAAGGTCCAACACATGGGAACTGGGCGCGCGCTACTATGCGCACGGCCTCAACCTTGACGTCACAGGCTTCTATACTGTGGCTGACGATTACATTTCCTCAATGCAGATCGGAACCAACCTGTACCATTACCAGAACGTCAGCAAGGCCAAGACCCACGGCGTGGAGTTCAGCGCGGGCTACGACCTGCCTTTCGGTTTTACTCCCTACATCGATGTTACCTGGATGAAGCGCGAGTTCAACAACGACAAGTACAAGACCTGGAAAACCGGCACGCCCGAATGGACAGGACGTACCGGTGTGCGCGCGCTCTACCCCGTCAATGACAGCCTCGACATCATTGGCGATGCCTACATCCGCTTTGCCAGCAAAACCGAACAGGAAAGCGGCACGGTTACTCGCACCGTATATTCCAATGAAGCATGGACCACGGCCAACGCCATGCTCGGCGTAAAGTTCGGCTCTGAAAAACAGTACTCCGTTGTCGGCGAAGTGCTCAACATTTTTAATGAAAAATATGCCATTGATACGGGCAACGCCATCTACGAACCCGGGGTGCATGCCAACATCAAGGTCAGCGTAGAGTTTTAA